In one Leptogranulimonas caecicola genomic region, the following are encoded:
- a CDS encoding exonuclease SbcCD subunit D, whose translation MRLLHLSDLHAGKRVRGYSMEEELKSALAQVVKLCEDRAVDVVLLAGDLYDSAQSSDRAIDLIGSFLETLAEKSITVVATPGNHDSATRVGYGSKLLASRGVHVTGPLKAPVKPVVVSDEEGPVYIWPIPFVRPATVRAVLDVQADTYTLALRALIDAMNIDTTQRNVCVSHQFVTNGLVSPQRSESELSVGGTDNVDVSVYEPFDYVALGHLHRPQKVSRNTVRYAGSPVKYSVSEAAGEKSMVLVELGLKKDGVCATSIELVPIEPVHDLRKICGPLEELLSPEVLASAPADDYVYVTLTDDAMPLDAMGRLREAYPNLMGLELQAEIDAEDELPLMPVEAEASLEALFGEFFELQTGHSMSPEQVAVVEASVESLEA comes from the coding sequence ATGCGGTTGCTACATCTTTCAGATCTTCATGCGGGTAAACGGGTGCGCGGATACTCCATGGAAGAAGAGCTTAAGTCTGCGCTCGCCCAGGTTGTAAAACTCTGCGAGGATCGCGCGGTTGACGTGGTGCTCTTGGCGGGCGATCTCTATGACAGCGCACAGTCCAGCGATCGGGCGATAGATCTTATCGGCAGCTTTTTAGAAACCCTTGCCGAGAAGAGCATCACCGTGGTGGCGACCCCGGGAAACCATGATTCGGCAACCCGGGTGGGCTATGGATCCAAATTGCTTGCTTCTCGTGGAGTGCATGTCACAGGGCCTCTCAAGGCGCCTGTCAAGCCCGTAGTGGTGAGCGATGAGGAGGGTCCTGTATACATCTGGCCCATTCCTTTCGTTCGCCCAGCTACGGTGCGTGCGGTTTTGGATGTCCAGGCAGACACCTATACGCTGGCGCTCAGGGCTCTTATAGACGCAATGAATATTGATACGACGCAGCGCAATGTCTGTGTATCCCATCAATTTGTCACTAATGGGTTGGTGAGCCCTCAGCGCTCAGAAAGCGAATTGAGCGTGGGCGGCACAGATAATGTCGACGTGTCGGTCTATGAGCCTTTTGATTATGTGGCGCTGGGTCACCTGCATAGGCCTCAGAAGGTGTCTCGGAATACGGTGCGCTATGCGGGCTCGCCGGTAAAGTACTCGGTGAGTGAGGCTGCTGGCGAAAAGTCGATGGTGCTGGTGGAGCTGGGATTAAAAAAAGATGGGGTATGTGCAACATCCATCGAGCTCGTGCCTATTGAACCGGTTCATGATTTGAGAAAGATTTGCGGTCCGTTGGAGGAGCTTTTGAGTCCGGAAGTACTTGCTTCGGCACCTGCTGATGACTATGTGTACGTGACACTTACCGATGACGCCATGCCATTGGATGCCATGGGCCGCTTACGCGAAGCCTATCCCAATTTGATGGGACTCGAGCTGCAGGCAGAGATAGATGCAGAGGATGAACTGCCATTGATGCCGGTAGAGGCCGAAGCTTCTTTGGAAGCGCTGTTTGGCGAGTTTTTTGAACTACAGACAGGCCATTCTATGAGTCCAGAACAGGTGGCTGTAGTGGAAGCCTCCGTCGAAAGCTTGGAGGCCTAA
- a CDS encoding AAA family ATPase, whose protein sequence is MRPLTLTMSAFGPYAKETTIDFEQLGTSGLYLICGDTGAGKTTIFDAITFALFGSTANDGDSDSTLYSQFAEFGTPGYVDLEFELKGIRYKVHRTLFYERPKQGKTGVTTNKPTVELWEGVESGAIPQGILPITKKGEVTRRIEELLGLSQKQFMQIAMIAQGDFARLLEADTKERKEVFSTLFRTANAGVLQEMLKSQAASVEAEAKNIKDQARTEVMRVQGALKLMEELENWAQGEAATVADPLSVVEKLCKADESERAELSAVLAQFQKESSELERQRQLLERAQELDDSIVRVTCQLPELESAVARAKNRYSDVQKNKTQEHHLTAQSLAIEKEFDDYLAVDAQRENVNKAQAAEKSVQQAKDAAQAQESEAKAALDAADARIAQLAEVNTQRLGASEMLNGIQKKVESLERRIGACDNVAKLAKDYLNKTVDYNQLQKAAQDAKDCWSMADNARSNGVAGILAQRLQEGRPCLVCGATTHPSPAPLAEDMPTEDELNDLQEARDQAIEIRDAAAKKLSSAQGRYETAWNALDPEDQTALGTSFEFADQVAALAKKQVDTLKEMMKEEKCQRKALETKLDSLKALERESQELQQSVGTLKKAQEEAQAALKSALEQQGQASSALAAAKERLNTLASGLSYPSLDEAREAAQGFHDQAAELKRIREAAQKTLQENQQKLEQTAQQQLLLQEQRDKLSVPDKQAYQKDRDAWEAQGQALRDRQDALAERTAANSGVKKVLEELASRQDQIRDEFKVLEPLGRVARREGIHKGLDFETFLQARWFDRVLAAANRRLSSMTQGRFALERSVESRDLRGATGLDINVFDAYTGKRRPASTLSGGEMFKASLSLALGLSDVVQSQAGGVRLDVMFVDEGFGSLDTESLGLAINALTNLTGDSKLVGVISHVDLMRETIPKQIVVTRGKTGSEARLHLD, encoded by the coding sequence ATGAGACCGCTTACCCTTACCATGAGCGCCTTTGGGCCCTATGCAAAAGAAACTACCATTGACTTCGAGCAGCTGGGAACCTCGGGCCTTTATTTGATTTGCGGCGACACCGGTGCTGGCAAAACCACTATTTTTGATGCAATCACCTTTGCGTTGTTTGGCAGTACTGCCAATGATGGAGATAGCGACAGCACTCTGTACTCTCAATTTGCCGAGTTTGGCACTCCTGGCTACGTGGATCTGGAGTTTGAACTCAAGGGCATACGCTACAAAGTGCACCGTACCTTGTTCTATGAGAGGCCAAAGCAAGGCAAAACAGGCGTCACCACCAACAAGCCCACTGTAGAGCTTTGGGAGGGTGTTGAGAGTGGGGCTATTCCTCAAGGAATCTTGCCTATTACCAAGAAGGGCGAGGTAACCAGGCGCATCGAGGAGCTTTTAGGACTTAGCCAGAAGCAGTTCATGCAGATAGCTATGATTGCTCAGGGCGATTTTGCACGCTTGCTAGAGGCCGATACCAAAGAGCGCAAAGAGGTGTTCTCGACACTCTTCCGCACAGCCAACGCGGGCGTCTTACAAGAGATGCTCAAGTCGCAAGCGGCTTCAGTGGAGGCTGAAGCTAAAAATATAAAGGATCAGGCCCGCACCGAAGTGATGCGAGTTCAAGGTGCGCTCAAACTTATGGAAGAGCTTGAGAATTGGGCACAGGGCGAAGCTGCCACGGTAGCTGATCCTCTTAGCGTAGTCGAGAAGCTATGCAAGGCCGACGAAAGTGAACGCGCAGAACTCTCGGCGGTTCTAGCGCAATTCCAAAAAGAGTCCTCTGAGCTTGAGCGTCAGCGTCAGCTTTTAGAACGTGCTCAGGAGCTCGATGATTCAATTGTTCGAGTGACTTGCCAGCTTCCCGAATTGGAAAGCGCTGTTGCCAGGGCCAAGAATCGTTATAGCGATGTCCAGAAAAACAAGACTCAAGAGCATCATCTTACGGCTCAAAGCCTTGCAATAGAGAAAGAGTTTGACGACTATCTTGCGGTGGATGCACAGCGTGAGAATGTAAATAAAGCACAGGCTGCCGAGAAGAGCGTTCAACAGGCAAAGGACGCCGCCCAGGCGCAAGAGTCGGAGGCGAAGGCTGCGCTTGATGCGGCTGATGCAAGGATTGCTCAACTTGCTGAGGTAAATACGCAACGTCTTGGGGCTTCCGAGATGCTCAACGGTATCCAAAAGAAAGTGGAGTCTCTTGAGAGGCGTATTGGCGCCTGTGACAATGTAGCCAAGTTGGCAAAGGACTACCTCAATAAAACAGTTGACTACAACCAGCTGCAAAAAGCAGCCCAAGACGCAAAAGATTGCTGGTCTATGGCCGACAATGCTCGCAGTAATGGCGTGGCGGGAATTCTTGCCCAAAGGCTCCAAGAAGGTCGGCCCTGCTTGGTATGCGGAGCTACTACTCATCCGTCACCTGCCCCGTTGGCTGAAGACATGCCCACAGAAGACGAGCTCAATGATTTACAGGAAGCTCGCGATCAGGCCATTGAGATTCGAGACGCAGCAGCAAAGAAGCTCTCTTCTGCCCAGGGGCGCTATGAGACCGCATGGAATGCGTTGGATCCGGAAGATCAAACTGCACTAGGCACCAGTTTTGAGTTTGCAGATCAGGTGGCGGCTCTTGCTAAAAAACAAGTGGATACCCTTAAAGAAATGATGAAAGAAGAAAAGTGCCAAAGAAAGGCCCTTGAGACCAAGCTTGACAGTTTAAAGGCATTAGAAAGGGAGTCCCAGGAGCTTCAGCAGAGTGTTGGGACTCTCAAGAAGGCCCAAGAAGAAGCCCAAGCAGCTCTTAAAAGCGCGTTGGAACAGCAAGGCCAAGCTTCCAGTGCATTGGCCGCTGCAAAGGAGCGCTTGAACACTCTGGCCAGCGGATTGAGCTATCCAAGTCTTGATGAAGCAAGAGAAGCTGCTCAAGGGTTCCATGATCAGGCGGCAGAGTTGAAGCGAATTCGAGAGGCCGCACAAAAGACATTGCAAGAAAATCAACAGAAACTAGAGCAAACAGCCCAGCAGCAGCTTCTTTTGCAAGAACAACGAGACAAGCTTTCTGTGCCAGACAAACAGGCCTATCAAAAAGATCGTGATGCCTGGGAAGCGCAAGGCCAAGCATTGCGCGATCGGCAAGATGCATTGGCAGAAAGAACGGCTGCCAATAGCGGGGTAAAGAAAGTGCTTGAAGAATTGGCATCTCGCCAAGATCAGATCCGAGATGAATTCAAAGTACTCGAGCCTCTAGGCCGCGTGGCAAGGCGTGAGGGAATTCACAAGGGTCTTGATTTTGAGACTTTCCTGCAGGCCCGTTGGTTCGATCGCGTGCTCGCAGCAGCTAACCGCAGGCTCTCTTCCATGACTCAAGGACGATTTGCCCTAGAGCGATCGGTTGAGTCTAGGGACCTTCGAGGCGCAACAGGTTTGGATATCAACGTCTTCGATGCTTACACCGGTAAGCGCAGGCCAGCTTCTACGCTTTCGGGCGGTGAAATGTTCAAGGCGTCGCTCTCATTGGCATTGGGGCTGTCTGATGTGGTGCAGTCTCAGGCGGGAGGTGTACGCCTAGACGTGATGTTTGTCGACGAAGGCTTTGGCTCATTGGATACCGAGTCACTGGGGCTAGCCATCAATGCGCTTACCAATCTCACGGGCGATTCTAAGCTTGTTGGCGTCATCAGCCACGTCGACCTCATGCGTGAAACCATCCCTAAGCAGATAGTGGTGACGCGAGGCAAAACTGGGTCTGAAGCCAGATTGCATCTGGATTAG
- a CDS encoding tetratricopeptide repeat protein, giving the protein METFGTLHLPPYSKITTFPDLLGQEPSSEGSALSDGLALLEPSSRSWNECGWNWAQIDPASAHPRAPRWGYLIRLLDGGHVKIYGCIGPNGEFWPCEKPQNEPPTKAPFMRVVPEGRGRRGTITADLKDAPPFAYWEATGRHKYKLTKLPERFNGALTSPDAPELDLCELIALASACFVTLYETSDESEEDIQEAFSLDVLTKSPLPDALDRLLEASDSTDPLARYSARILARSGAKFLRPLAAKYDCTIVRLPTSNLWWIRMPSDLPLEDRRQFLKVESAINRIQLILDNESALASKDEDYIQSFDVYKNTVGLLNLIETHRLSTTSDENPLRTVQGFSAPKGSEWDARTRISQSCERFPFFTRLEYRCDIDIKLGVATFEYAVPDPDLMPTPSENGTGTTKQDLANLCGIYLAAFLASTAFESNVCILNCVVNGFAGSLGGECTMSFSFARSAFESQTLAALESCHSNTKPKDVATTLGQVARFSGQNQPVEPFRVEGLTSRRRDPSEDQRELPDHLKGLLRADRVCELEVNRDFYPDATRQVDQIVEEEKDSPVVAIMRLETLAAEVLEAYEKDYGAQEGLVPLYCDGYYARMTIHNAPPGGTLLTGIDALKDPLALSPERTADPHKLRYFRVPDAYFAAKYSLSNRYRDLDDYPSALSILDQLIAIAPSSSRPRLQRAVVLGDMQDWAATIEAIIDTLKVAPDLALFPYCFYRMAYAYWHLGQHDLAAACYTLAQRDPDISDQAQHELFAMQAETHIELPDVAEASRRLQAQGIPLVPVASASEILAQSTISLVECDVPLMAWTGTFILGDRMYNDALAGVGRSLLDGTPSAYA; this is encoded by the coding sequence ATGGAGACTTTTGGCACTCTGCACCTGCCGCCCTATAGCAAGATCACCACCTTCCCCGATCTTCTGGGTCAGGAGCCCTCTTCGGAGGGCTCCGCCCTCTCTGATGGACTGGCATTACTAGAGCCATCGAGCCGCTCATGGAACGAATGCGGGTGGAACTGGGCTCAGATAGATCCTGCTTCGGCCCATCCTCGTGCCCCTAGATGGGGTTATTTGATTCGCCTTCTGGATGGCGGCCACGTCAAAATCTATGGCTGTATAGGGCCAAACGGCGAGTTTTGGCCCTGTGAAAAACCCCAGAACGAGCCTCCTACCAAGGCACCCTTTATGCGCGTGGTTCCAGAAGGCAGAGGCAGAAGGGGCACCATCACCGCAGACCTCAAAGATGCTCCTCCCTTTGCCTACTGGGAGGCCACCGGGCGCCACAAATACAAGCTCACCAAACTCCCTGAGAGGTTCAACGGCGCCCTTACCTCACCTGATGCACCTGAGCTGGATCTCTGTGAGCTCATCGCCCTTGCAAGCGCCTGCTTTGTAACTCTCTACGAAACTTCTGATGAGTCAGAGGAAGACATCCAGGAAGCATTCTCACTGGACGTTCTCACCAAAAGCCCGCTGCCAGATGCCCTGGACCGCCTCCTTGAAGCCAGTGATTCAACCGATCCCCTAGCTCGTTATAGCGCCCGTATCCTAGCGCGATCAGGAGCAAAGTTCCTGCGTCCGCTGGCAGCCAAATACGACTGCACTATCGTGAGGCTTCCCACTTCCAACCTCTGGTGGATCCGCATGCCCTCTGACCTTCCTTTGGAGGATCGCCGCCAGTTCCTCAAAGTAGAAAGCGCTATCAACCGCATCCAGCTCATCTTGGACAATGAGAGCGCACTGGCTTCCAAAGACGAAGACTATATTCAATCCTTTGATGTCTACAAAAACACGGTGGGACTTTTAAACCTCATTGAGACTCATAGACTCAGTACCACCTCTGATGAGAATCCGCTGCGTACCGTACAAGGTTTCAGCGCCCCCAAGGGCTCCGAATGGGATGCGCGCACACGTATCTCTCAATCTTGCGAGCGATTCCCCTTCTTCACGAGGCTGGAATACCGCTGCGATATCGATATCAAACTAGGCGTAGCTACCTTCGAATATGCAGTGCCGGACCCTGACCTCATGCCTACTCCCTCAGAGAACGGTACAGGTACCACAAAACAGGACCTTGCCAATCTCTGTGGCATCTATCTCGCCGCATTCCTTGCAAGCACTGCCTTTGAGTCCAACGTCTGCATCCTGAATTGCGTGGTCAATGGGTTCGCCGGCTCATTAGGCGGAGAGTGCACCATGTCCTTCTCCTTCGCCCGCAGCGCTTTTGAGTCCCAGACGCTCGCAGCCCTTGAGAGTTGCCATTCCAACACCAAGCCAAAAGATGTCGCAACCACTCTTGGCCAGGTTGCTCGATTCTCAGGCCAAAACCAGCCTGTAGAGCCCTTCCGTGTTGAGGGGCTCACTTCTCGGCGTCGCGACCCCTCAGAAGACCAGCGAGAACTCCCCGACCATCTCAAGGGCTTGTTGCGTGCCGATCGCGTCTGCGAGCTTGAGGTAAATCGCGATTTTTATCCTGACGCCACCCGGCAAGTGGATCAGATTGTCGAGGAAGAAAAAGACAGCCCCGTGGTGGCCATCATGCGCCTGGAAACCCTGGCTGCCGAGGTGCTGGAAGCCTATGAAAAAGACTATGGCGCCCAAGAGGGCTTGGTGCCCCTCTATTGCGACGGCTACTATGCCCGCATGACCATCCATAACGCCCCTCCAGGAGGCACGCTTCTCACGGGCATCGATGCGCTCAAAGATCCGCTGGCGCTTTCTCCAGAGCGTACGGCAGATCCTCATAAGCTTCGCTACTTCCGCGTGCCGGACGCCTACTTCGCCGCCAAGTACTCTTTGAGCAATCGCTATCGCGACCTCGATGACTACCCCAGCGCTTTATCCATCCTCGACCAGCTTATCGCCATTGCCCCTAGCTCCAGCCGCCCTCGTCTGCAGCGTGCGGTGGTGCTAGGCGACATGCAAGATTGGGCGGCTACCATAGAGGCCATCATCGACACACTCAAGGTGGCTCCTGATCTGGCGCTTTTCCCCTACTGTTTCTATCGCATGGCCTATGCCTATTGGCATCTTGGGCAACATGATCTTGCAGCGGCTTGCTATACCTTGGCCCAGCGAGATCCAGACATCAGCGATCAAGCCCAGCACGAGCTCTTTGCCATGCAGGCGGAGACCCATATCGAGCTCCCCGACGTAGCCGAGGCTTCCCGCCGCCTCCAAGCCCAAGGCATCCCGCTGGTACCTGTGGCTTCTGCCTCTGAGATCCTGGCGCAATCCACCATCTCCCTGGTAGAGTGCGACGTTCCCCTTATGGCTTGGACCGGCACCTTCATCCTAGGGGACCGCATGTATAACGACGCCTTGGCAGGAGTAGGCCGCTCTCTGCTCGACGGCACGCCCAGTGCCTATGCCTAA
- a CDS encoding phosphoglycerate dehydrogenase, with the protein MSRTSKWVVASSAVTFGRFAEGPVRRLEEAGCEVRLNPYGRPLTKGEMVEFAGDARAIILGNDPLPASVIKRLRKLRIIARYGVGFDGVDLAEARARNIQVTYAPATNREETADFTMGLILDLERHISQMIISTRSGGWDKIAGTSLYGKTIGIVGVGQIGSAVARRAMGFGMDILGYDIVQRNEPTIYGVIYTTLNDLLRRSDVVTIHTPLNDGTRNLIGARELRMMKDSAILINTARAGIVRHDALNKALLEGRLRGFATDVFDREPPIHQPYYDYENVLVTPHVAGNTYESSERMGNVVVDNILAVKDGVEPPDPVTSQLLYESAVSMGLNTGDMLL; encoded by the coding sequence GTGTCTCGTACGTCAAAGTGGGTCGTAGCTTCGAGTGCTGTCACGTTCGGCCGATTCGCAGAAGGCCCGGTGCGTCGCCTGGAAGAGGCGGGGTGCGAGGTGCGACTTAACCCCTATGGTCGCCCGCTTACCAAGGGTGAGATGGTGGAGTTCGCAGGAGATGCCCGTGCGATAATCCTGGGCAATGATCCCCTTCCTGCCAGCGTGATAAAACGTCTTAGGAAATTGCGCATCATTGCTCGCTATGGCGTGGGCTTTGACGGTGTCGATCTTGCTGAGGCTCGAGCCCGCAATATCCAAGTGACCTACGCTCCGGCGACCAACCGCGAGGAGACGGCCGACTTCACCATGGGCCTGATCCTCGACCTAGAGCGTCACATCTCGCAGATGATCATATCCACGCGCAGCGGAGGATGGGACAAGATCGCAGGGACGAGCCTCTATGGCAAGACTATCGGCATTGTGGGCGTAGGGCAGATCGGAAGTGCGGTAGCCAGGCGCGCCATGGGTTTTGGCATGGATATCCTTGGTTACGATATCGTGCAGAGAAACGAGCCGACTATCTATGGCGTAATATATACAACATTGAATGATCTGCTTCGACGCTCAGACGTGGTGACCATCCATACCCCTCTTAACGACGGGACTCGAAACCTTATAGGCGCACGCGAGCTTCGAATGATGAAGGATTCTGCAATTCTCATAAATACTGCGCGTGCTGGCATCGTCCGCCATGACGCCCTAAACAAGGCGCTCCTAGAGGGAAGGCTCAGGGGCTTCGCCACGGACGTCTTCGATAGGGAGCCGCCTATCCATCAACCCTATTATGACTATGAGAATGTGCTGGTAACCCCGCATGTCGCAGGTAACACTTATGAGTCCAGCGAGCGCATGGGCAACGTGGTGGTAGACAATATCTTGGCCGTCAAAGATGGGGTGGAGCCGCCCGATCCTGTCACCAGCCAGCTTCTCTATGAATCTGCAGTGAGCATGGGTTTGAACACAGGGGACATGCTTCTTTAA
- the mscL gene encoding large conductance mechanosensitive channel protein MscL produces the protein MSQDPKKIAEQSKGLWAEFKEFISRGSVIDLAVGMIIGAAFTAIVSSLVNDVVMPLIGVIIGGIDFSGIQTQVGGATIMWGNFIQAIINFLLIALVVFLMVKAINTAHDVMTKKNVEELEEATAEPTPEDKQLQLLEEIRDALVNRE, from the coding sequence ATGTCGCAGGATCCTAAGAAAATTGCCGAGCAAAGCAAGGGCCTTTGGGCCGAGTTCAAAGAGTTTATCTCCCGCGGATCGGTGATCGACCTCGCAGTAGGCATGATCATTGGCGCTGCGTTTACTGCCATCGTAAGCTCGCTGGTAAACGATGTGGTCATGCCCCTCATCGGCGTCATTATCGGCGGCATTGACTTCTCTGGCATTCAAACCCAGGTGGGCGGCGCCACCATCATGTGGGGCAACTTCATCCAGGCAATCATCAACTTCTTGCTTATCGCCCTGGTGGTCTTCCTCATGGTGAAGGCTATCAACACTGCCCACGATGTGATGACCAAAAAGAACGTCGAGGAGCTCGAGGAGGCTACCGCCGAGCCCACTCCTGAGGACAAGCAGCTGCAGCTGCTTGAGGAGATCCGCGACGCGCTGGTAAATCGCGAGTAA
- a CDS encoding putative manganese-dependent inorganic diphosphatase, producing the protein MAESIRKVNVIGHLNPDTDSICSAISYAYLKNALGPKIFEPRRCGNINRETAFVLKRWGAEEPELITSVRPQIKDLEYQKQKGINGEMSLYAAWNLMREEHQDTLCITDENEDLRGLVTVKDIANANMAIFDTDVLATARTSYRNVIETLNGEMVLGNPDDVITSGRVFVGTSPEMMEDTIEEGDIVLVTNRYETQHYAVGSGAACLIICCDAPVTRALKSSAEHHGCRIITTPYDTYAATRLICMSMPVRSIMLDHDLVEFSVNTTVEDVRKVMSSTRHRFFPVINEEGHFDGVITSANLFDIKRKHVILVDHNEVSQAVDGLSHAIILEIIDHHRIGSIETSAPALFRNQPVGCTCTIVKQMYDENGVTPPPHIAGLMLSAILSDTLTFRSPTCTDQDRIAAQELAGIVGVDIDAYADEMFEAGADLTGRTADEVFHGDFKVFSRGSARFGVGQGSYMTETSRRAAEDLLRPYLADAAKNEDLPIILYMFTDVKTQTTDLLYYGEGAEAVIKAAFGVEPEEGMAVLPGVVSRKKQMIPPLMNAFERLSEE; encoded by the coding sequence ATGGCAGAGTCCATCCGCAAGGTAAATGTCATCGGGCATTTAAATCCCGATACGGACAGTATTTGTTCCGCCATCTCCTACGCTTACCTCAAAAACGCGCTGGGTCCTAAAATCTTTGAGCCCCGCCGCTGCGGCAACATCAATCGTGAGACTGCATTCGTGTTGAAGCGCTGGGGTGCCGAGGAGCCGGAACTCATCACCTCGGTGCGCCCTCAAATCAAGGACCTCGAGTACCAAAAGCAAAAGGGCATCAACGGCGAGATGTCGCTTTATGCCGCTTGGAACCTTATGCGCGAAGAGCACCAGGACACCCTCTGCATCACTGATGAGAACGAGGACCTGCGCGGCCTGGTCACCGTAAAAGACATCGCCAACGCCAATATGGCCATCTTCGACACCGATGTCTTGGCAACCGCTCGCACCAGCTACCGTAATGTGATCGAGACCCTCAACGGCGAAATGGTGTTGGGCAATCCTGATGACGTCATCACCAGCGGCCGCGTCTTTGTAGGCACCAGCCCTGAGATGATGGAAGACACTATCGAAGAGGGCGATATCGTCCTTGTCACCAACCGCTATGAGACCCAGCACTACGCGGTGGGAAGCGGCGCTGCCTGCCTCATCATCTGCTGCGACGCCCCTGTGACTCGCGCGCTTAAGAGTTCTGCCGAGCACCATGGCTGCCGCATCATCACCACCCCTTATGATACCTACGCAGCCACCCGCCTGATCTGCATGTCTATGCCGGTGCGCTCCATCATGCTCGACCACGACCTCGTCGAGTTCTCCGTCAATACCACCGTGGAAGACGTCCGCAAGGTCATGAGCTCTACCCGCCACCGCTTCTTCCCTGTCATCAATGAAGAGGGCCATTTTGACGGTGTCATTACCTCTGCCAACCTCTTCGACATCAAGCGCAAACATGTCATCTTGGTAGACCACAACGAGGTCTCCCAGGCGGTAGACGGCCTGTCTCATGCCATCATTCTTGAAATCATCGACCACCATCGCATTGGCTCGATCGAAACCTCTGCCCCCGCACTCTTCCGCAACCAGCCGGTTGGCTGCACCTGCACCATCGTCAAGCAGATGTATGACGAGAACGGCGTCACTCCTCCGCCACACATCGCAGGTCTCATGCTCTCGGCTATCCTCTCCGACACACTCACCTTCCGCTCCCCTACCTGCACGGATCAAGACCGTATTGCAGCCCAGGAACTGGCTGGTATCGTAGGGGTAGACATCGATGCCTATGCAGATGAGATGTTTGAAGCCGGCGCAGACCTCACTGGCCGTACCGCTGACGAAGTCTTCCACGGCGACTTCAAAGTCTTCTCTCGAGGCAGCGCACGCTTTGGCGTAGGCCAAGGCAGCTACATGACCGAGACCAGCCGCCGCGCCGCAGAGGACCTGCTGCGCCCCTATCTGGCTGACGCAGCTAAGAACGAGGATCTTCCCATCATTTTGTATATGTTTACCGATGTGAAGACCCAGACCACAGATCTGCTTTATTACGGCGAGGGCGCCGAGGCTGTCATCAAGGCCGCTTTTGGTGTCGAGCCTGAAGAAGGCATGGCCGTGCTACCTGGCGTCGTAAGCCGCAAGAAGCAAATGATCCCGCCTCTCATGAACGCCTTCGAGCGTCTCTCGGAGGAGTAA
- a CDS encoding SGNH/GDSL hydrolase family protein produces the protein MLVSVMGDSMSTFEGYIPEGWNVFYTGENLDFTGVTTVDDTWWMQVIKGMGGEFLANASWSGSCVEGVGYPAGESRMRTNALQKDGVHPDAVLIFMGINDFGWGGTLNQMLGRGTATPYNIDLSKYPVEPPAMSPVDAAEKFGEAYSRMLQNIVCDNPGVEVWCITLPVGRLTGAGCTCFTYPYRGNHFDRYNNAIRIAAGQWENCHVADARAFKLDYDAADGTHPTKLGMQQIASQVLAAMGKDVEPQGVAKSEQVCFRDNCIGCPYARGTAFGWNTVCELLFPDRTYTQVRGADAQTQA, from the coding sequence ATGCTTGTATCTGTCATGGGCGACTCCATGTCGACTTTCGAGGGCTATATCCCTGAAGGTTGGAACGTGTTTTATACCGGCGAGAACCTAGACTTCACTGGCGTTACCACGGTAGACGACACTTGGTGGATGCAGGTCATCAAAGGTATGGGCGGCGAGTTTCTGGCCAACGCCAGTTGGTCTGGCTCCTGCGTCGAGGGCGTAGGCTATCCTGCCGGAGAATCTCGCATGCGCACCAATGCCTTGCAAAAAGACGGCGTGCATCCCGATGCTGTCCTTATCTTTATGGGCATCAACGACTTTGGCTGGGGTGGCACCCTTAACCAAATGCTTGGACGCGGCACCGCCACCCCCTACAACATCGATCTTTCTAAGTATCCCGTCGAACCCCCTGCCATGTCCCCTGTGGATGCCGCAGAGAAGTTTGGCGAGGCCTACAGCCGCATGTTGCAAAACATTGTCTGTGACAACCCCGGCGTGGAAGTGTGGTGCATCACCCTTCCTGTAGGCCGTCTCACAGGCGCCGGCTGCACCTGCTTTACCTATCCCTATCGTGGCAATCACTTCGACCGCTACAACAACGCCATTCGCATTGCGGCGGGTCAGTGGGAGAACTGCCACGTGGCCGACGCCCGCGCATTCAAGCTCGATTACGATGCTGCCGACGGCACTCACCCCACCAAGCTTGGCATGCAGCAGATTGCCTCTCAGGTACTGGCGGCCATGGGGAAGGACGTGGAGCCTCAAGGCGTGGCCAAAAGCGAGCAAGTGTGCTTCCGTGACAACTGCATTGGATGCCCTTATGCCCGAGGCACGGCCTTTGGTTGGAACACGGTATGCGAGCTGCTCTTCCCAGACCGCACCTACACTCAGGTGCGCGGTGCAGACGCGCAGACCCAGGCTTAA